The segment GTGCGGCGTTCCTCCGCAAAGCAGCGCATGGTCAGCACCGGGATATACAAAAGCAGCACAAAAACCGTGCGGTACAGCGTATAGTAACCAAAATCCGTCAGGCCATAGCCCAGATTCAGGGCTATAAAATAGATGGCCGTTGCCGCCAGCATAAAGGCTGTGAGCACATAGCCGATCATGCCATGAAAGCTGCTGCGGACCTCGCGTTTGAAAATGGCGATCATTCAGCCTTTCCCTCCTCTTCTTCATCGTTTTGATCGGACTCGCCCTCGGTCAGGGCAAGGAAGATCTCTTCCAGCGTCCTGCTCTCGGCGGCAAGGGCCAGCACCGTGCATCCGGCCCGCGAAAGAGCCCGGGATACCTCAGCACGGCGATCGGCAGCATCCACGCTTTCTGCGGTAAAAGTCACCTGACCGTCAGCTTCACTTTCCAGCGCCACCCTGCGGATGCCCGGAATCTCACCCACTGCTTTGAGCACGGCCTTGCCTTCGCCCAGCACGGTAGCGTGCAGCCGGCTGCCGGAATCCAGCATACCGGCCAGCTGTTCCGGTGCGCCCACCGCCACCAGATGCCCCTTGGACAGGATCAGTACCTGACTGCACACCGCCTGCACCTCGCTGAGGATGTGGCTGGACAAAATGACCGTATGGGTCTTGCCCAGTTCCTGAATGAGTCTGCGGATCTCAATGACCTGCGCAGGGTCAAGGCCTACGGTGGG is part of the Faecalibacterium sp. HTF-F genome and harbors:
- a CDS encoding ABC transporter ATP-binding protein, translated to MIEVSHLSKKYGTHPAIEDLSFTVGDGQIFGLLGPNGAGKSTIMNILTGYLAPTSGEVKVAGFSLPEQTQQAKACVGYLPEQPPLYPEMTVQEYLDFAAELKGIKKKAERKEQVLRAARRTGLEDVLPRLIRSLSKGYRQRVGIAQALLGAPQLIILDEPTVGLDPAQVIEIRRLIQELGKTHTVILSSHILSEVQAVCSQVLILSKGHLVAVGAPEQLAGMLDSGSRLHATVLGEGKAVLKAVGEIPGIRRVALESEADGQVTFTAESVDAADRRAEVSRALSRAGCTVLALAAESRTLEEIFLALTEGESDQNDEEEEGKAE